The genomic stretch TGTCAGGTAGAAGTGTGAAAATAATAAAGACAGTTTAACCTCTAATCTTTAATGTACATCATAAGATATATGCACCTTGCCATTATACCATGACAGTTAAATAAACAGTTGAGTCCACTGTGGGGCTTCAGGCGCTCTGCTCTACTGGGTTTATAGTCTGTTTCTTGTTACTGCAGTTAAAAAGCTTCCTTCAACCGGGGCTCTTTGGCACGCTGCTGCCTGAAAGGAGGGGTGTGTGGGGCAGATGCTCCTGCGCACCTTTTCTTAACTCTCCTTCATGGTGTCAGTACAAATTAAATGAAGATGCTGCTCATGTTCCTCAACATGGAAGATAATGAATTACTCTATGTCGTTGTTCCATAGATATAATTCTGCAAAATGATATACAGATGTGTTTTGCAGATGCATTGAGTGAACACTGACAGCTGAATTATCTCTAGTGCTTTGTTGGCAGGATAACTGTGAGAAGGGGGGATAAGTGAAGTGTCTATAACTTGCTAAAATTCCTATGACCGaatccttgtttttttcccctcttctcctctcagggTTTGGCAGCACTCGGCAGCTGTAACAGTCTGCGCTGCTGTCACTGCCCCCCTACGTAAAAGTAGAAGCTCTGCTAGTTTTAGAGGGATTAAAGCTCCTCTTATCTCCTTGGGTAACTAAGATCCCCCTACCCAGTTTTGTCAGAGTTTGAAAATCCAACGAGCCTTCCTTGGGAGCAGCCTGAGGTGCCTGTATGTCTGCTCATCGGTCCGTCCCtaaaagcagacagacagggggGAGAGAGGCTCGTCTGGATCCAGTCCTGGCCAGGGTCTGAGGAGGGTCCTGCAATGCAGCGAGAGAGCAACAGAACCGGCCCTTGTGTGCTTGTCTCTTGAGGTTTAATGGTTCTGCTCCCGTCTGACGTTGCTGGTGTGGGATGAATCCCCCTCAGCCCCTCCCTATAAACCAGGACTGATCAGGGGGGACTGACTACCtttgtaaaaacaacatgaagggGGTAAGTACCTCACCACCCCTTTCTCTTAACGCCTCCATGAGCTCACCATACATCCAGGTACTTCCATCCTGCTTATATTTtagtaaaaacaaaatagcAGTCCTTATCATGGCATATCGTCATTCTGTTACTCAGTAGGTTACGGTTGATAAAATGGCTTCCCTCTGTTATGATGgagggggaaattatttatcAGCAGTGCTGTCAGAGCCCCACCTCTTTTGTAATAAGAAACAGACTCCTTGTATTCACACATTCTGACCAGTTCACATTGGTCCTCATCATGTTCGCTACAAATCAAGTGAGCTTAAAAACCtgaattcaaattcagtttgaaCTGTATTTGATAGAACTGAGTTGTAATGGTGGTTAACTGAAATTAATCTTTGGATGTGTGGAATTTTACTCAAAGCAGGTAAGCTAATTATTTAGATTTCTTACTTAAAAGTATTAATTAGAtatcttttatatatatgtatatgtatatgtatttcagtatattatatttaaacatacatatacatattacCTATCCTCTTTAATGTACATTAAAAGCTTtgattatatgtatatatatatagtattatatgtaatttcatttatttaattttatcagCTCTAAAAGTGTATTTAGCATGATTTAGCATTTCTTTTTACAGAATCTATTTTCCCTCTTGAGATGATGTAAAATTGATTGCTCTTTATCCAAAAGATGTGGAAGATGTCAAGTTCGTCATCAATTATGACTATCCCAGCTCCTCTGAGGATTACGTCCATCGTATTGGACGTACAGCTCGCAGTACCAACAAGGGCACCGCCTACACCTTCTTCACCCCAGGGAACTTACGACAGGCCCGAGACCTCGTCCGGGTGTTGGCTGAGGCCCGGCAGGCCATCAACCCTAAACTGCTTCAGCTCGTGGATTCAGGgcgaggtggaggaggaggaggtatgAAGGACTCTCACCGTTTCATACATCCTAATACATCAAAGTCAATCATACAGTAAAATAGAAAAGATGGGAAGTTTTCAGATTATAGATCTGCAGAGAGGTAGTCATTAACAGttgctgatttgttttttgttacagGTGGCAGAATGCGTTACCGTGGCAGCAACTCAAACAACCCTAACCTTATGTATCAGGAAGAGTGTGATCGCCGCATGCGCCCTGGCAGTGGTGGTGGCAGCAGCAAAGAGAGCCGTGGGGGCTACAACCGTGACAGCCGTAACAACCGTGATGGAGACCattccacttcctcctcctcttcctcctacaGGGACAGAAGCAGGGATCGCAGGAATAGCTACAACTCGGGCTCAGATCAGTACCAGAATTACGGCAGCAGCGGGGGCTACAACTCCCGTAGCGGAGGCCAgtctggtggaggaggagttcAGAATCAGCCTAGCCAGCCGCAGGGTCAGTTTGGCCAACCTCCTCCTCCGGGCCCTCCTCCATCAGGAGGACTGCAGCCCCTGATGGCTCAGCAGTTTGCGGCAACTCAGCCACCACTCATGGGCTTCATGGGGCAACCGCCTTACCCTTTTGCctctccaccccctcctcctccaggccCCCCACCTCCCCGAAAGTAGAAAGGTGAATCTGTGCTACTAGAGTGTTCACAGTATGTCTTTGATTTTACTCTGACTCTTGTCATCTCTAAGAGGCAGGGTTTAAAAAAGGCTTTATATATCAAGAAGGTAAGGGCTtatattttctatttgttttgtaCTTTAATACAACCAATGTGTGGAATTTAAATGTACCCAAACAAAAGGAAAACCTAGAACGTTTACCCTAGAATTTTTCAACCTTTTAAGTTGATAAAGTTGTTCTCAATCATGTGCCATAGAGGTTTCTTGTGTATAGATGAATTGTCCAGTTTGTTGTCCCTCTCTATTTCAAAAAGAGTCATTTATCAGCTGTTTTAGGATGCATTTTGAGTGAAACCCGGCTTACACTGAGGCCTTAGTGGTACGTGGTTGAGAGAGCTGGGGAAATGATTTCTAACATATCATCACATTCCAGAATCATTTGTAGGCAGCATATTCTAAAATTTGCATTGATTTGGGGTTGCAACCACTACTTTgctatttttttgtgtgtttaatggaCTGTTACATTAGACCTAAACACATTTTGCTGTGCATGCTTTTCCTTTATCCTGTCCTGTACTCAAAACTGTGTTTCTATTTACTTAGACCTGTTACTTCACATACTGCTTTGATAAGCAGATCAGCAATGCAGAGTAATTTTCATGTGGGTTGACTAAGTCAacttgtttcttctttcatttattgtgttgtttttccaaGTTTCTtcctaataaataaatgactcaAAGCTGTGATTTCTACTATGCAAAAGATTTATCGAGTTACTTCCACGTCAGGTGAATTTCATGTACAAATGACTTTATTTGCCTTAAATACACATTTCTTAGTACATTCTCATTTTGCACCCAGctgtatttacatatttgttgcttttattgATAACTATACATCATGGCATGAAGCTTTTATTTCACAGTAGGAGCACAAATGGATAAGACTCTTTCCCTCCCTCAGAAATACATCTGTACAGGCCTCACAGCAACACCTAGTTTTGATGGACTTCTTTGTTGTGTATCAATCTTTAATATCTTTATATTAATCTTAATAATTTGGATCCAGTTTAGTTGAACTCACTTTGACAGCAATACATGCACAGTACCTGATCATGTCATTTTGCAGTACAGCAAACTGAAGCttagacatttatttaaagAGGACCGAGGTTACCAAACAAAGATTTATATCTGTAATAGGGAATTCCACAATAACCTAGGACCTTGTAGTGTATACATACATGCACCTCAATTAATAACATATCCAGACATGAAACAGCATGACTAAAGGACACAGGTCTCCTGTCTCATGTTTTAGGTAATTGCAATATTTCTGGTTGTGGGAATGGTACAATAGCTGGCACAGTAAGTCCAGTAACACCAGTGCGGACGGGATGACAAATCAAAGATGGCCTGCTAAGTTAGAACCTGAACCTGACATCAGTCAAGAGGGAAAGGCCTTAGTCTCCGCTGTCATCTTCACCATGTCTTCTAAAAAAGCCAGACGAATAATTTGACAGTCTACTGATTAATGATACTGTGGACAAGTGGGAGGCTCCAGTAAACTCatattttcatgtgtgtggACTTTTTACAAGACAAATCTGATCTCAGTCAGTTCCCCTTAATGCATAGTTTTAAGTACATCATGCTGGGAGCAGAAATGCTCATTATTTACAATCTGCTTGAATGATGAAGAACTGAAAGATGCTAAGTGAAGCTACTATTTTGTGTCATTATTGCGTACTTCCTTTTAGTcctaaatgtaaacaaataaaagctcAAACCTAAATGGAAATTAAATAGCTGATTTATTGTCTTACAAACCAGCCTAATGATTAATGGCAGAATGATTAATGGCACTGTGTGATGACTATTGATGTACCTATGAAACACTTGCTTTCAAGTAGAAGTATTATACTAAATCGATGTTACTCAGGAATTCTTATCGAGTCTCCAGCTCCATCCATATTGTATTTACATCTGAAGTTTCACATGTGCTTCAGTTTTATATCAGGTGGAACCAGTCTGCCTCCAATCTCCCtttatttatgtctttatgATCCTAAGATGTGAACACAGACCAGTGCTCTAATCATGTCAATGGCAATGGATATAAGGATGATTCATTAGATGTATAATTTGTTtcacagagtttttttttacagataagGACCATGGACAtttgacaacaaaaacaaaagatcaaACTATTCATTCGTATATGTACAATGCAAATGAAAATCAAACGTTTCATCCCAGGCACATGTGGTAGAATCAAACCGGATGTCAGCAATGTCAACTCAGGACTTCACATGTCCCTCTTTGGGTCAATCAACAGTAGAAAAGGCAGCAAATGAGAAAAGACAATGTACTGTAATAGGGAATGGTTTTGTGTGCaaaatttaaacaaaagaaGTACATGAAAGtttgtgtgtaaaataaatCTCCAAATCAAAATCCTGAGAGAAACATAACGTCAAAAACGGTCCCAAAAtattgaaaacaaagaaaagtgcagaaattaaaagctaaattaacaGGGGCGGAGATTTAGTGCCCTTCCTTCATaagatttcttcttttttcttttttaaattagacAATTTGACATTTAGGAAAACCATAAGCGTAAATGAACAGTGGCCAGATTCCGTTGAGCTGCTTCACTTTCAGGGTCCTCCTATTGTTCATACTGGCTCTCCGTCACACTGAACAGAATAGAGCCATTGTTAATGTTATCAGTAACACCTGTGCTTGTCCTATTCTAACAAGTGTGCTGTGGAACAATCCTGTTGTCAcagcatagacacacacacacgctgcccAACTCTAATTTCCCTAAGCTTGACACAAACATTGAAACCAGACAGTACTTACTATGTAATAATCCGTTATGTATTCTCCCTGGATACACCAGCTGGTTTCTCCTGATACTTTTCCAGTTATTACAGCATGTCAGATCAACTCCTCATACTGGTACAGTGGGAAAACCACTGTGTTCAAAGTTGCATACGTTTCCCTATACAAGTCTGTGTTTGATACGTTAACAGTACAATTTTCATAAAGGTGTAAAGTGGATGTGGTTTCCTGGCAAGTTCACCATGATTACACTTGACTCTTAAAGGTCCAGCGTGTAGGATTATTAGGATTAGTAGTGATTAAATACTTATGACAACATAATTCTGAATATCATATACATTTTCTGCCAACAATATATTCAACTTCTGCCCTTAAAgcccacacactggacctttaaatacTGGTGCTCTTCAATGCACAGTGAAGTAGTGCTGAAGAAATTAGCCAAATAATCAATTTATCATTTGATTGGAAATACATTTCAGATCTGATTATTAGGTTATTTATCAGTTAAAACACCCACTACTCCACATCATAGGTTGAATACACTTGGAGTTCTAGCTGTTGGTCATACAGTATAACAAATCACTTTAAGCATTTAACTGACTTTAAGTGCAGCTGAAAAGCATTATCGAAGGACCGGAGCAttgtaatgattttttttgcaaCCCTACTCTGAACACTCCGGATGCACAAACTGCGACAAAACTCAACATATTCACTCACGCTGTTGACAGTTAGGAATGCATCAGACACTTGCTCGAGGTTGAGCACTAGGGTTTTGTTAACAACGGAAATAATGCGAGACACCAGCTGTTATATCTGATTCACACGACACAGGGCATTCGAGCGGATTGTTGGACAGTGTGTAAATcagacaaatgcacacattgttttttttataaaaggcTCAACTGGGTTCCCTCTAAAGTCACCGCGTTAAATCAGCGTTACAGACAGTTTGCATCGAACTGATTgttggaagaagaaaaagtagcCGCacaacacaggaacacagggatGATTGGATAAGGACAGGAAGGCTGCGAAGGAAGGCACAGGGTAGAAGCTGGTTCCCACAGCTGGTCTCTCATGTCCGTTTGGAGCACCAAACTGGAGTTTGAAACCGTTTGCCTCGAGCCAGCGATGAGGGACAACTTCAACCTAAATCTAAAGGAAGCAGCAGATCAGATGACAGAAGGTTGGTTGCTCTCACTAAAGGTTCCCCCAGGTGTTTGGAGGAGGGAACTGGTCCACATCGCCAGACTCATCATGAGATTTGTCCCCCAGGTTGAAAGTCAGCTTGTACCGCAGACGTACTTTTTCCTGAAacacaaaaagtaaaaactcAGTTCAGTGTTAACGTCACCAGCGCTGATGTAACAGAACACTCACAACACACCAAAAAGAAATTGTGTGCTTCATTGAGGTCTAACGAACACGTCAAATGCATTTCCTTCctcaaaaaacatttgcaaaataattttttttttacaaatacctttaagggtcagttcacccaaaatcaaaacaaaattattttgGAGAAATATATTTGATGTCTGCCCTCTCTCGAATATAATGGAGCTAAATCGTACTTAAATCGTGACATGGTCACTCAAGTAACCACACACTGTTGGCAGTTTCATGTGGGGACTATTATATTTCTACCCTACTCCTACTACCCAGCCAACACTCCTACAGAACTGAAGTAAGCGTGCACCTACCTAGGACAGGAGGTTCATGCTCATGACAGCATGCAACTTAAACATTAATGGTGTCCTGAAATTGTGGTCTGACCCTTTAGatttaatcatcatcatcatcattattatcattatcattattattattattattatttctttgtttttgtgattgtcaGAAAAATCCCCAGTACAAACTGATATATTCAAGTAGGTCTATCTGTGGACTCCCTGTACCTACAAGCACTACATGATACACCCTCAAATTGATTAGATTAAGGTATCAAAAGCAGTTGGTCAAGGTTAGGAAAAACATATCAGGGATGTGTGTCGTATAGTCAAGCGTAGCCTGCCACACTGTGGCATAGTACCTTGTGAGGGTTAGCCAACAGCAGGATCTGTGTGATGGCAGCTGGAGGCAGGATGGGATTGAAGGCTGGGAGCTCTGTACTAGAGGGAGGCTGCAGCTTCACTTTCATCACCTGGGCAACGGAgacacatccacacaaacaccatATTAAGACAAATAACATTTCAGTTGAAATATATGGTTTTCCTCCTGACAATGTTCatatttttacatgaaaaatCAAATGACTGTTTTTAGGACCGGACCAGAAGCCCTTCAGGTACAGCAGAAAACATGAACCTTACCTTTGGTACAGCTGACTGAAAGCGGATGTTGGTGACAGGACTGGGGGCCGAGGACAGCATGGAGATGATCACCACCAACACATCAGGCCGTGATGGAGGACAGTCACGAGCAAAGGTGAATAAAACCCGGAGGCTGTGTTTGTCGAATACAGTCACTGGTAATAAACTGcctgaaaaccaaaacagaatGATGTAGAGAAATACAGGGATaaaactgcagctacagtatGATCACACCCAGCGTGTCACTGCTTCTTCTGCTTACTGGGTTTGATTGATTCCAGAGGCACGGTGACGTCAGCTAGAGAGATGTTGTCATAGGGGTCCGCAGCCGTGACAGTGAGattggagaggaggagagtgtcGGGCTGCTCTGAATGGACGGCCAGACTGGACGCGGGCCCCGTAACAGGACCAGCGGAGTTGGTGGTTGCATTTGGAGTCGGTCTAGAGTTGGTGCTGGACTTCTGCAGATCTCGTAAGGAGATTCTGGATTGAGGTTGTAGCTTATCCCTGCGTttagaagagagaaaaacacaagttgGTGTGTTTTTGGGTGCATGTAAGCGTAAAATATTAAACAACAAAGACATACTTACCATTTGACCTGCTGGCTCTCTGGAGGTAGAGACTGCTGTAACAATGTCTTCCCCAAGGAGTCCAGGTCTTCCATGGGTTTAGATGGTGCAGTGGGGGCCCCTACAGGCGGAGCCTGCGATGTTTGAACCACAGCTGGTAGCAACACTGCAGCAGGGACCGACGGAGTGGATGATTCTGTTCTTTCATAGGACTGAGGGGAACAAACAGAAGTTTGAGGTTTGACAGAGATGATGTCAAATGCTTTAAAAGTGAAATCAGCATTAAAGCCAATATGTGTGGAATTCTTATAAgattaaagctttttttttaaatgattctcATGGCATTGGTGTCTGTTGTTAGAAGAATCTGTTTTCAGGTCCATACTGCTGTTTGAGTGAGCACTTTCAAGGTACTTAAACCAAAAAAACTTAATCAGGTTTAAGATGCTGAAGATTTAAGGTTTACATAAtgactatataaataaaacaccaaattatGTTGAAAATCAAGCATTTCTTACATAGTATATTTGAATCAAAGCCATTTTTCCTAAAGTTGACAACAAATCCTGAGCTATGAAACTTCCACTTGGTGGCACCAAAGTTCAATATTCTACATATAGTGGCTTTAATGTACCCAgtacaatatatttatatatatatctttatttttattttttttacaaaaagcaCCTGAAAAGTGTTCTGAGAGTCGCAGTTTTCCGTTACATTCAGCCCTTAAAGAAatcaggatgaaaaaaaaagggttaatCAGATTTAATTCAAATGTTGCTGGTTATTGCACATTGAAGTTCAACGCTGTTCAACACTGTTTCAAACAAATCCTGAACATAGATAATAGGAAAAACAGTTCACTGCAATGCATTCAAGGCTGTGAGTGCGTGTAGCTTTGTTGTGGTCTATCCAGATGTGGTCTGCCTCTGAAGATGCTGGGTTTCAGCCAATCAGCCGACAGGAGGGCTGCACACTAGCCGATGGAAATAAGGTACACCTGTGCTGTGCAGGCTGAGCTGTGCTTACATTGCTGACTTGACTCCTTCTttgcttgttaaaaaaaagttaggcTTAGTAATCTACCTTTGTGTTTACAAGCCAGATGAGTTTTTTGTGCTTACCCAGCGACATGAGCTCATCGTCCAACAGGCTGATGCCCATGCTCTGAGTCAGGGTCTGTAGGCTGGAGGGCTCCGGGTTGGATGGTGCTGTGTTGGCTGATGCGTTGAGCCCCATCAGGTCTACGAGTGCTGAGCTACTGCTTCCTATTTTGGACAGAAAATATGCTAAATCGCACTTCACTGCCATTTTCAACTCTGaacttgaaaacaaacacacacatgcagctacCTGGTGCTGGGGGTGTGGTTATGCCATCCTTTGACACATCCTCGCCCTTTACCAGCTGTCTGTACAGGTTGATGACCTGTGTCAGGCTGTCATTGGCCTGTAAGATATCCGCTGTAAGCAGAAAAAGGGTCATTAGCAAAGCACCTTTCATGTAAGTTTTTAAATGAGCCCAATTCTATTAAATTTGATAGGGACATAAGTTACCCCATTAATAATATGACACACTTACCCaaagcttcatcactgtcctcTGTATCACTTGCTAATCTGAATAGCGTGGGCCTCATCTTTTCACAGCGCTGGTACAGATCCTGCAAATAGACACGTGTTAAAAATCAGCGAGCGGCGCAAGCAGAGTTATGACACTGCAGCTAGTTTTATGTGCTGAGCCGTGCTGACTTTAATGAGCTCTTGGTTGCTCTGGGAGCAGCTCTCCTTGCTGTAGCCCTCCAGCAGCTGGTTCAGCAGGCTCAcgctctccttcacctcctggATGGCGTTCACACGTTTCGAGACCTTCTCCACGCGCTTTTGGTCCTGTGAAAAGAGTAATAtcagagttgcagcatttttACGGACCTTTATTATATGACTGAATTTGTTCATCATGGTGATTATGACACAGGAGACATGGCAATATTATGAGACTATTCTTTGTTAcaatatgaaaatattttaaGGTTAAGTGGGTTTTAAACATTACACCCATTGAGTTTATATTTTCCTTTACTGCTTGAGTACGATTCGATAACAAGcagcactttttttaaaaagttaaatcttTTGACATCTATTAAGCAAGATACGATCATAGTTTCAAATAATGTTCAtttaattcactttttttttattcaaggaTCAAGCAGATTGATCTGccattatacaacacagggaTGCATAAGGAAATGAAAGTTTGTAACTCCTTCATGCTATAGAACACAAACACGGTTATCTATATTAACTATTTTGACAATATTCAACAAAAAGGTTATTCATGAAACTAAAG from Sparus aurata chromosome 1, fSpaAur1.1, whole genome shotgun sequence encodes the following:
- the LOC115584442 gene encoding ADP-ribosylation factor-binding protein GGA1-like; amino-acid sequence: MAAAPPEEASLQSRINRATNPLNKEIDWDNIKGFCDQLNNDPEGPQLATRLLAHKIQSPQESEAMQALTVLETCMKNCGKRFHSEVGKFRFLNELIKVVSPKYLGARAPESVKKKVLEMLYSWTVRLPDETKIADAYQMLKKQGIVKLDPVLPDDKPLPPPPPRAQSAVFEDEEKSKMLSRLLNSSHPEDLRAANKLIKEMVQEDQKRVEKVSKRVNAIQEVKESVSLLNQLLEGYSKESCSQSNQELIKDLYQRCEKMRPTLFRLASDTEDSDEALADILQANDSLTQVINLYRQLVKGEDVSKDGITTPPAPGSSSSALVDLMGLNASANTAPSNPEPSSLQTLTQSMGISLLDDELMSLGLNVTENCDSQNTFQSYERTESSTPSVPAAVLLPAVVQTSQAPPVGAPTAPSKPMEDLDSLGKTLLQQSLPPESQQVKWDKLQPQSRISLRDLQKSSTNSRPTPNATTNSAGPVTGPASSLAVHSEQPDTLLLSNLTVTAADPYDNISLADVTVPLESIKPSSLLPVTVFDKHSLRVLFTFARDCPPSRPDVLVVIISMLSSAPSPVTNIRFQSAVPKVMKVKLQPPSSTELPAFNPILPPAAITQILLLANPHKEKVRLRYKLTFNLGDKSHDESGDVDQFPPPNTWGNL